AGACTTAGCATCGCTAAATCCCGCTCTTTGGCGGAACGATTTTCCAAGAGCGGAAATGATCTGGATCATTTTTTCCTTCATCACTCTGTCGGAGATGAGAGAAGGATCCACCATTCCTTGTAAGAGCCCGAAGATCGCTTGTTTTGCATTCGTGTTCCTGTTAATCGCCTTATCGATTACATCCTCTAATTCTACAAACAGGATACGAATTTCAGGATCTTTTAATACTGTGGAAACCTCTTTGAACTTGGTTTCCATAGTTTCTTTAGAATAATTCATGTACATGTACTTCAACGCAGTCTGGCTTAAAGGAGCCATATTACGGAGCACAGGTTTACGATAGGTGCGTAGAGATTCCAACCAAGGCTGAAGAACATCGAATGCGTTATTCGGTGCTTTTTCTATACGATCTAAAAGAGAATGAACTCTAAGAAGAGACTGACGCACATGAGCTTCCGGTTTAAGAAGAAGATCTCCGGAGACCCGCAAGAACCCCACGATATCCTCTCTATAAGGAATGGTCATGGAGGACTCTAATTTAAGATTGAAATTAATAGGTTCTAAACTTTGGAAACCTGATTTGATGGAAGGATAATCATCAAACAAATTAAAAAGACGAATTCCTTTATAATCGATATTATCGTAAAAAGTATCCGCGCTTGATTTCTCACCACCTGCCTGACAGCCCATCCCCAGAGCCAAACACAGCGAGAAAAGAATGTGTGCTTTCTTTATATTCATATCTATTAGCTTATCCTAACAGTTTCTTTCCAAGTATGGACAGCATAGCGATCGCTACATAAAGCAGGCTTATATCAGGCTTATATTTCCAATGCATTTGAAAAAAAATAAGCGAGACACTATAAAAAGTTTCCGGGTGATTTTGGGCTCTTTTTAAAATAACAATTGTTATTCAATATAAGACTTTTCGATTGGAAGTCTCAATCTATCTTTTGATACTTCAATTTTGTCTATTCGAATTAAGACTATATTACAAAAAACGAAAATGCCTCTCTATCCCTCTGGAGATAATGTATAAATAACATCTGTTTTATATAATTTATTCTAGATTTTGTTCTAACTCGTCGAAGTGCCTACAAAATTCCCCTCAGTCTCCTCTCCCCCAAATCAGAAAGGGAATCCTTGACAACTTACTCTGAGTTTTGGATTCTCCCTGCCATGCCTCCAGAGGGAATGGGAAGTCATAGTTACTACAATCCAGGGATTTGGTTCCAGATCTTATGGGCAATTACCCAATTCGGGACAGCACTTGGAATTCTAATGTCCCTGGGGCAGTTGGTTTTGGAGAAAAAGACAGCTCTAAATAGGCTTTTGGCCCTGATTTTCCTGATTTTGGGCCTGATCCAGGGCAGCTTTTTACTCTTAGTTTCCGGCTATTACGTAGAATTTCCAAGAATTTCGCTTATCCAATTTCCTCTTATTGCCTCCGTTGGCCCCATCTTATTCGGAATCCATAGCGTGAGCCAAGATAGAGATTCGGAAGAAGTCTCTTCCTTAGGCTTGGAGAAGAAACATCTACTCCTTCCCTCCCTTGTCTGGCTCGTATACATTTTAGCAGTTCTACTTCTCCCCAAAGATTGGATCTTGGAAAAGATCTCGATTTTTTTAAGAGAAACAGGCTGGAATGAGGGGGAGATCCTACTCTCCTCCCCAATACTAATTTTGATCTTTTATATCGGCCTCATTTTAAAAGGGAGTTCCGACCTTCTTCGGTGGGAGATACTACAAGAAGAATGGACTGCAAGGATTCTTGCATTCATGGTAGTTTCCACATTCTTGAACCTAGGGTTTGGTGGGATCTACTTGTCCAGTAAGATGCCTATCTTTCTTCTCGCCTGCTCCGCGATGATGGGTGTAAGCCTTTGTCTCGCCTACTTGATTGGGCATAAACGACCGGAATTCTTCCAGGTGCTTCAAGAAGTAAGCCAGGCTACCAGACAAAAATATGCACGTTCTCTTCTCTCTGGAGTGAACAGGCAGGCACTTAGAGACAGCTTAACCCAGCTCATGGAAAAAGAAAAATTATACAGAGACGAAAAGTTAGGACTTGCTGATCTTGCAGATGAACTTGCACTTTCCACCCACCAAATCTCGGAACTGA
This genomic window from Leptospira neocaledonica contains:
- a CDS encoding helix-turn-helix domain-containing protein, with amino-acid sequence MPPEGMGSHSYYNPGIWFQILWAITQFGTALGILMSLGQLVLEKKTALNRLLALIFLILGLIQGSFLLLVSGYYVEFPRISLIQFPLIASVGPILFGIHSVSQDRDSEEVSSLGLEKKHLLLPSLVWLVYILAVLLLPKDWILEKISIFLRETGWNEGEILLSSPILILIFYIGLILKGSSDLLRWEILQEEWTARILAFMVVSTFLNLGFGGIYLSSKMPIFLLACSAMMGVSLCLAYLIGHKRPEFFQVLQEVSQATRQKYARSLLSGVNRQALRDSLTQLMEKEKLYRDEKLGLADLADELALSTHQISELINQELGKNFSAFVNDYRIKEACELLQKEPNRSILDIAFEVGFATKSSFHRAFQKHTGKTPSEFRGSQSV